A stretch of the Pan troglodytes isolate AG18354 chromosome 20, NHGRI_mPanTro3-v2.0_pri, whole genome shotgun sequence genome encodes the following:
- the CD70 gene encoding CD70 antigen isoform X1 — protein MTNANLDSAVPGGHEFWEDTVNPLQPLRTGAGGWMRWLTPVIPALWGTYAAGSLEPRCLRPACAPRPHRPSCASGGDRRGDAGGGFGLLGAAQALWVRPAGCFGPIGRGLGDLPRGLHPALRTGSAAAAARVTWGPQQDPRLYWQGGPALGRSFLHGPELDKGQLRIHRDGIYMVHIQVTLAICSSTTASRHHPTTLAVGICSPASRSISLLRLSFHQGCTIASQRLTPLARGDTLCTNLTGTLLPSRNTDETFFGVQWVRP, from the exons ATGACAAACGCCAATCTGGATTCTGCAG TTCCAGGAGGCCATGAATTCTGGGAGGACACCGTTAACCCACTACAGCCATTGAGAACAGGAGCAggaggctggatgcggtggctcacacctgtcatcccggcactttgggggACCTAcgcagcaggatcgcttgagcccagatgtttgagaccagcctg CGCTCCGCGCCCCCATCGCCCCTCCTGCGCTAGCGGAGGTGATCGCCGCGGCGATGCCGGAGGAGGGTTCGGGCTGCTCGGTGCGGCGCAGGCCCTATGGGTGCGTCCTGCGGGCTGCTTTGGTCCCATTGGTCGCGGGCTTGGTGATCTGCCTCGTGGTCTGCATCCAGCGCTTCGCACAGGCTCAGCAGCAGCTGCCGCTCGAGTCACTTGGG GACCTCAGCAGGACCCCAGGCTATACTGGCAGGGGGGCCCAGCACTGGGCCGCTCCTTCCTGCATGGACCAGAGCTGGACAAGGGGCAGCTACGTATCCATCGTGATGGCATCTACATGGTACACATCCAGGTGACGCTGGCCATCTGCTCCTCCACGACGGCCTCCAGGCACCACCCCACCACCCTGGCCGTGGGAATCTGCTCTCCCGCCTCCCGTAGCATCAGCCTGCTGCGTCTCAGCTTCCACCAAGGTTGTACCATTGCCTCCCAGCGCCTGACGCCCCTGGCCCGAGGGGACACGCTCTGCACCAACCTCACTGGGACACTTTTGCCTTCCCGAAACACTGATGAGACCTtctttggagtgcagtgggtgcgCCCCTGA
- the CD70 gene encoding CD70 antigen isoform X4, with product MGKWDVAELQLNHTEMGSRHVVQAGLELLTSGPQQDPRLYWQGGPALGRSFLHGPELDKGQLRIHRDGIYMVHIQVTLAICSSTTASRHHPTTLAVGICSPASRSISLLRLSFHQGCTIASQRLTPLARGDTLCTNLTGTLLPSRNTDETFFGVQWVRP from the exons ATGGGAAAG TGGGACGTAGCTGAGCTGCAGCTGAATCACACAG agatggggtctcgccatgttgtccaggctggtcttgaactgctgacctcag GACCTCAGCAGGACCCCAGGCTATACTGGCAGGGGGGCCCAGCACTGGGCCGCTCCTTCCTGCATGGACCAGAGCTGGACAAGGGGCAGCTACGTATCCATCGTGATGGCATCTACATGGTACACATCCAGGTGACGCTGGCCATCTGCTCCTCCACGACGGCCTCCAGGCACCACCCCACCACCCTGGCCGTGGGAATCTGCTCTCCCGCCTCCCGTAGCATCAGCCTGCTGCGTCTCAGCTTCCACCAAGGTTGTACCATTGCCTCCCAGCGCCTGACGCCCCTGGCCCGAGGGGACACGCTCTGCACCAACCTCACTGGGACACTTTTGCCTTCCCGAAACACTGATGAGACCTtctttggagtgcagtgggtgcgCCCCTGA
- the CD70 gene encoding CD70 antigen isoform X3 yields MPEEGSGCSVRRRPYGCVLRAALVPLVAGLVICLVVCIQRFAQAQQQLPLESLGWDVAELQLNHTGPQQDPRLYWQGGPALGRSFLHGPELDKGQLRIHRDGIYMVHIQVTLAICSSTTASRHHPTTLAVGICSPASRSISLLRLSFHQGCTIASQRLTPLARGDTLCTNLTGTLLPSRNTDETFFGVQWVRP; encoded by the exons ATGCCGGAGGAGGGTTCGGGCTGCTCGGTGCGGCGCAGGCCCTATGGGTGCGTCCTGCGGGCTGCTTTGGTCCCATTGGTCGCGGGCTTGGTGATCTGCCTCGTGGTCTGCATCCAGCGCTTCGCACAGGCTCAGCAGCAGCTGCCGCTCGAGTCACTTGGG TGGGACGTAGCTGAGCTGCAGCTGAATCACACAG GACCTCAGCAGGACCCCAGGCTATACTGGCAGGGGGGCCCAGCACTGGGCCGCTCCTTCCTGCATGGACCAGAGCTGGACAAGGGGCAGCTACGTATCCATCGTGATGGCATCTACATGGTACACATCCAGGTGACGCTGGCCATCTGCTCCTCCACGACGGCCTCCAGGCACCACCCCACCACCCTGGCCGTGGGAATCTGCTCTCCCGCCTCCCGTAGCATCAGCCTGCTGCGTCTCAGCTTCCACCAAGGTTGTACCATTGCCTCCCAGCGCCTGACGCCCCTGGCCCGAGGGGACACGCTCTGCACCAACCTCACTGGGACACTTTTGCCTTCCCGAAACACTGATGAGACCTtctttggagtgcagtgggtgcgCCCCTGA
- the CD70 gene encoding CD70 antigen isoform X2: MPEEGSGCSVRRRPYGCVLRAALVPLVAGLVICLVVCIQRFAQAQQQLPLESLGWDVAELQLNHTEMGSRHVVQAGLELLTSGPQQDPRLYWQGGPALGRSFLHGPELDKGQLRIHRDGIYMVHIQVTLAICSSTTASRHHPTTLAVGICSPASRSISLLRLSFHQGCTIASQRLTPLARGDTLCTNLTGTLLPSRNTDETFFGVQWVRP, from the exons ATGCCGGAGGAGGGTTCGGGCTGCTCGGTGCGGCGCAGGCCCTATGGGTGCGTCCTGCGGGCTGCTTTGGTCCCATTGGTCGCGGGCTTGGTGATCTGCCTCGTGGTCTGCATCCAGCGCTTCGCACAGGCTCAGCAGCAGCTGCCGCTCGAGTCACTTGGG TGGGACGTAGCTGAGCTGCAGCTGAATCACACAG agatggggtctcgccatgttgtccaggctggtcttgaactgctgacctcag GACCTCAGCAGGACCCCAGGCTATACTGGCAGGGGGGCCCAGCACTGGGCCGCTCCTTCCTGCATGGACCAGAGCTGGACAAGGGGCAGCTACGTATCCATCGTGATGGCATCTACATGGTACACATCCAGGTGACGCTGGCCATCTGCTCCTCCACGACGGCCTCCAGGCACCACCCCACCACCCTGGCCGTGGGAATCTGCTCTCCCGCCTCCCGTAGCATCAGCCTGCTGCGTCTCAGCTTCCACCAAGGTTGTACCATTGCCTCCCAGCGCCTGACGCCCCTGGCCCGAGGGGACACGCTCTGCACCAACCTCACTGGGACACTTTTGCCTTCCCGAAACACTGATGAGACCTtctttggagtgcagtgggtgcgCCCCTGA